One region of Sulfurisphaera ohwakuensis genomic DNA includes:
- the cmr6 gene encoding type III-B CRISPR module RAMP protein Cmr6: MVNSLLSAIKAYIEYLRRGNNVKLNAKENVMRQLVSYKLNTSVINAYINDLYKALEKSNKCFIEIKFKTLRKFISGWSPIYFITEVPMSWDLILDTPYISGSTIKGIIKDYFKELTNDEKMTSCIFGDPNGVGKVIFFDAYPVSSGQILDYDIMTPHYSGADNEYYVNPVPIKFLAINEGVEFVTFVAFDKKELEECGKNSLYQLLQSFLFSMKMGWGRRTSRGYGDLTIISKEVELKCPSS, from the coding sequence ATGGTAAACTCATTACTTAGTGCTATAAAAGCTTATATTGAGTATTTGAGAAGAGGTAATAATGTTAAATTGAACGCTAAGGAAAACGTGATGAGACAATTAGTTTCATATAAGTTAAATACTAGTGTAATTAACGCTTACATTAATGATCTATACAAAGCTCTCGAGAAGTCTAATAAGTGTTTCATAGAAATAAAATTTAAAACTTTACGTAAATTTATTTCAGGTTGGAGTCCTATATACTTCATAACGGAAGTACCTATGTCATGGGATCTAATACTTGATACGCCTTACATATCCGGTTCGACTATTAAAGGAATTATAAAGGACTATTTTAAGGAATTAACAAACGACGAGAAGATGACATCATGTATATTTGGAGATCCTAATGGAGTAGGAAAGGTAATCTTCTTTGACGCTTATCCAGTCTCCTCTGGGCAAATATTAGATTATGATATTATGACTCCACATTACAGTGGTGCAGATAATGAGTATTATGTAAATCCTGTTCCAATAAAGTTCCTAGCAATAAATGAAGGAGTAGAATTCGTAACTTTCGTAGCATTCGATAAGAAGGAATTAGAAGAGTGTGGAAAAAATTCCCTATATCAATTATTACAATCCTTCTTATTTTCAATGAAGATGGGTTGGGGAAGAAGAACTAGTAGAGGTTATGGTGATTTAACTATTATATCTAAGGAGGTAGAGTTAAAATGCCCGAGTTCCTAG
- the cmr1 gene encoding type III-B CRISPR module RAMP protein Cmr1 → MSEKINLINLEKEVNKLVEQRLVARIRFRGITPWWGGDYEGKTSGHVDEDEIIGRLRWFLRTVYNRFCATNLNSYAEAEKFVSQYLGSTNSKSLYTIKTSNTQPTKSNCTDLPRIRLFAQGERNKPNSMPVNIRELIVEIYRNKKTEFDEIIIDSLIITLAFLGVGKGVNRGFGRFIPDNCAEATESVCDKVLNGDVKGAFKEFYTTFKRVTNCNRNNVWYESAVPVAPLPEGDSSDAIKVISCNTNVCGQLEAIQKAVMKSTFKTCAFNTKITDEGGYIHTFILGLPRHSKVTFKTNVKGYNLNVDPQNLDNIIRKYFQLNNNIKTDKEGNKYKPLNGITGYYGLRGVELAEIRRQSMYIISPFKDKILILPFLSLLDHEMEVSDIVHIGVHTNYKIADRIKVLVRPVTSLMNESGLSAHERQLASRNKNLSAGGLKQLIENYTNALQIMIRCWCR, encoded by the coding sequence ATGAGTGAGAAAATAAATTTAATAAACTTAGAAAAAGAAGTTAATAAACTAGTTGAACAAAGGCTAGTAGCAAGAATAAGGTTTAGAGGAATCACGCCTTGGTGGGGTGGAGATTATGAAGGAAAGACTTCAGGACATGTTGATGAAGATGAAATAATAGGCAGATTAAGATGGTTCTTAAGAACTGTTTATAATAGGTTTTGTGCTACGAATCTCAATAGTTACGCAGAAGCCGAAAAGTTTGTTTCACAATATTTGGGTTCTACTAATTCTAAGTCACTGTATACTATTAAAACCAGCAATACACAACCGACTAAGAGTAATTGTACTGATTTACCCAGAATTAGGCTTTTCGCTCAGGGTGAAAGAAATAAGCCTAATTCTATGCCAGTAAATATTAGAGAGCTTATAGTTGAGATTTATCGAAATAAAAAAACGGAATTCGATGAGATTATTATTGATTCTTTGATAATAACCTTAGCTTTTTTAGGGGTAGGAAAAGGAGTCAATAGGGGATTCGGTAGATTTATCCCAGATAATTGTGCTGAAGCTACTGAGAGTGTTTGTGATAAGGTATTAAATGGTGATGTAAAAGGTGCCTTTAAAGAATTTTATACTACATTCAAAAGAGTTACTAATTGTAATAGAAATAATGTGTGGTATGAGTCAGCAGTACCAGTAGCACCGTTACCAGAAGGAGACTCCTCAGATGCCATTAAGGTTATATCTTGTAATACAAATGTATGCGGACAATTGGAAGCTATCCAAAAAGCTGTAATGAAATCAACATTTAAGACTTGTGCTTTTAATACTAAGATTACAGATGAAGGTGGTTATATTCATACATTCATACTTGGGTTGCCAAGGCATTCTAAGGTTACATTTAAAACCAACGTTAAAGGTTATAATCTTAATGTGGACCCGCAAAACTTAGATAATATTATTAGAAAGTATTTTCAATTAAATAATAATATAAAGACTGATAAAGAAGGTAACAAATATAAACCACTTAACGGTATTACTGGTTATTATGGATTAAGAGGAGTCGAGCTAGCTGAGATCAGAAGGCAATCAATGTATATTATCTCGCCTTTTAAGGATAAGATTTTAATACTCCCATTTTTGTCATTACTAGACCATGAGATGGAAGTAAGCGATATAGTACATATAGGAGTACACACTAACTATAAAATAGCTGATCGGATTAAAGTTCTAGTAAGGCCAGTAACAAGTTTAATGAATGAATCTGGATTATCCGCTCACGAAAGACAGTTGGCATCAAGAAATAAAAATTTATCTGCTGGGGGCTTAAAACAATTAATCGAAAATTACACAAATGCCCTACAAATAATGATAAGATGCTGGTGCAGATAA
- a CDS encoding type III-B CRISPR module-associated protein Cmr5, translated as MNEYVDFAINIGKRIISANCQLEKDLSKPGLVRRAVDFPSLMLSLGFSSAYMFYISKVEKYENVHKVYQVLKGVSNDTSVICEELQKKESAGYSGYIGILLLTLEKIGKNVIITSDTSKLYYELIDIATKVDFKDERIMLLYLNEIKKVLEALPYE; from the coding sequence ATGAACGAGTATGTAGATTTTGCTATAAATATAGGCAAAAGGATTATATCAGCGAATTGTCAATTAGAGAAAGACTTAAGTAAACCTGGTTTAGTCAGAAGGGCTGTGGACTTCCCTTCATTAATGCTCAGTCTAGGTTTTTCTTCAGCTTATATGTTCTATATTTCTAAGGTGGAGAAATATGAAAATGTACATAAGGTTTATCAGGTATTGAAGGGTGTTAGTAATGATACTTCGGTTATATGTGAGGAGTTACAAAAGAAGGAAAGTGCAGGATATTCTGGTTACATCGGTATTCTTCTCCTAACTCTGGAAAAGATAGGGAAGAACGTTATTATAACCTCTGATACAAGTAAACTATATTATGAATTAATCGACATAGCTACTAAGGTTGATTTTAAGGATGAGAGGATAATGTTACTGTATCTAAATGAAATAAAGAAGGTTTTGGAGGCTTTACCTTATGAGTGA
- a CDS encoding DUF3093 domain-containing protein yields MKAPLMLRIRTKKGDKLLIYEQVILWIMYVVINFGLFTNNLLLFGTIALVLGIVLITLVLKSYSYLNIKITPERVEIGKRKIPLDQVREIRVLKINGPTADLIVVYEGGETLIEEVKNWKEVLYIFQRYKENIV; encoded by the coding sequence ATGAAAGCACCACTAATGTTAAGGATACGCACTAAGAAAGGGGATAAGTTACTCATATATGAACAAGTTATCTTATGGATCATGTATGTTGTAATTAATTTTGGGCTGTTCACGAATAACTTACTCCTATTTGGTACAATAGCACTAGTCTTAGGCATTGTTTTAATTACTTTAGTTCTAAAATCATACTCTTATTTAAACATTAAAATAACACCAGAACGAGTTGAGATAGGTAAGCGGAAGATACCCCTAGATCAAGTAAGGGAGATAAGAGTATTGAAGATTAATGGTCCTACAGCCGACTTAATTGTAGTTTACGAAGGAGGAGAAACGCTCATCGAGGAGGTTAAGAACTGGAAAGAAGTCTTATATATATTTCAAAGATATAAGGAGAACATTGTATGA
- a CDS encoding type III-B CRISPR-associated protein Cas10/Cmr2: MPEFLDKKIIAYFHDPPWKAWIITGDIKGSHEEHAIELLKKLGIEIEDIPPEIKAADKLASTIDRWIINILYSDLENNKEKGKKVDKVIFKLNIFSPSKRFKLDRPKISEQDVNKFVDDLTNIVNSEKKEFRYHLIYFLTPLLWYKYFPNTPPLADTRVPTHTIFDHATATAAMLNIIECKGDELKFKGSVTVLEFPSIQEFISISRKSRDLWVSSWLSSALLWKSIEEFVKKYGPDIVLRPELSLNHFFISWLYNNVKNNLKIKEYAEKYAGLKDDPRISMMSEKVILLLPDDDENKIKDILKKNFYNAWKIIAEEVIGEWSSVSDYIRKAIETPPINPVINIVKISNVFKEYSEKVGIGKDIRCTRGTFPLEYSLFFEFLYKKALDYSKVKYSYGSLISDIVSEISKQPYKVCTVCGILPSVLYYHSDDKIDDKEENDVDDYLCPYCAVKRELKSDKFVNVIDKLGIKVVGIKYRFPSTSELAMADFAEHYVKIIKDTFETGEEIFSKDIDKVFKNPTAAENYCRCYSGVKSACGIVDKELLKQYGNLYYAIIKADADYMGKGFWNGVLPGKNGHLTVKEYMEEIANYLKEIGAEEQIVKNILEKSSKVEDALVNIRKKLYPDQQQIYNQIPLTPAYAYTLSRSLTLQAVIDNRILNYNTAVPIYLGGDDILALSPIRFNEKYVVLDSIMQTRKSYWRYADDPNNSFDGFKSYSGIVIDSLRAYGRSYSIFVAHYKDPLPLSISVSNYLLELKDKVEGKDVVFISSGRGISNFEYSILKFSYNGEFNDNQIKIVGKFLELIENEKVSNSLIYDAINIGEYKGDREVFKRLVYRVIDRNTNDEKVAKDLYNELKDLIGNSVCKGEVCKDRESFLNIIYAVSYLR; encoded by the coding sequence ATGCCCGAGTTCCTAGATAAGAAAATAATAGCCTATTTTCACGATCCACCTTGGAAGGCGTGGATAATCACTGGAGATATTAAAGGAAGCCATGAAGAGCATGCAATAGAGTTATTAAAAAAATTAGGAATAGAAATAGAAGACATACCACCAGAGATTAAAGCAGCAGATAAATTGGCCTCTACGATAGATAGGTGGATAATTAATATACTCTACTCTGATTTAGAAAATAATAAGGAGAAAGGTAAAAAAGTAGACAAGGTAATATTTAAGCTAAACATCTTCTCCCCATCAAAAAGGTTCAAGTTAGATAGGCCTAAAATATCGGAACAAGATGTGAATAAATTCGTAGACGATCTCACAAATATTGTGAATAGTGAGAAAAAGGAATTTAGATATCACTTAATTTATTTCCTAACTCCGTTACTTTGGTATAAGTATTTTCCGAATACTCCTCCCCTCGCAGATACTAGAGTACCAACTCACACTATATTTGACCACGCAACTGCTACTGCAGCTATGTTAAATATAATAGAATGTAAAGGGGATGAATTAAAGTTTAAGGGTTCAGTAACTGTACTAGAATTTCCATCAATTCAAGAATTTATTTCCATAAGTAGGAAAAGCAGAGACTTATGGGTATCAAGCTGGTTATCTTCTGCATTATTATGGAAATCGATTGAGGAATTTGTTAAAAAGTATGGTCCAGATATAGTTCTCAGGCCAGAGTTAAGCTTAAATCACTTCTTTATATCATGGCTTTATAATAACGTAAAAAATAATTTAAAAATTAAGGAATACGCCGAGAAATATGCGGGTCTTAAGGATGATCCTAGGATATCAATGATGAGTGAAAAAGTAATATTACTTTTACCTGATGATGACGAGAATAAAATAAAGGATATCCTTAAGAAAAACTTCTACAATGCTTGGAAAATTATAGCAGAGGAAGTAATAGGTGAATGGAGCTCGGTAAGTGATTATATTAGAAAAGCAATAGAAACTCCTCCAATAAATCCTGTAATTAATATTGTAAAGATAAGTAATGTATTCAAAGAGTATTCAGAAAAAGTAGGAATAGGAAAAGATATAAGATGCACAAGAGGAACGTTTCCATTAGAGTACTCGTTATTCTTTGAATTTTTGTATAAGAAAGCACTAGACTATAGTAAGGTTAAGTACTCCTATGGGAGTTTAATAAGTGATATAGTTAGTGAAATATCGAAACAACCTTACAAGGTATGTACAGTTTGCGGAATTTTACCCTCAGTATTATATTATCATAGTGATGATAAAATAGACGATAAAGAAGAGAATGACGTAGACGATTACTTATGCCCATACTGTGCAGTAAAACGCGAATTAAAAAGTGATAAATTTGTTAACGTCATAGATAAATTAGGAATTAAGGTTGTTGGAATAAAATATAGATTTCCGTCAACTTCAGAATTGGCAATGGCAGATTTCGCAGAACATTACGTAAAAATTATAAAAGATACTTTTGAAACAGGAGAAGAAATATTCTCTAAAGATATAGACAAGGTATTTAAAAACCCCACTGCAGCAGAAAACTACTGTAGATGTTATAGTGGTGTAAAATCAGCATGCGGTATAGTAGATAAGGAGTTACTTAAACAATACGGTAATTTATATTATGCCATTATTAAAGCCGATGCAGATTATATGGGTAAGGGATTCTGGAACGGTGTATTACCAGGGAAAAACGGTCATTTGACAGTTAAGGAATATATGGAAGAAATAGCAAATTACTTGAAAGAAATTGGAGCAGAAGAACAAATAGTAAAAAACATACTTGAAAAATCCTCTAAAGTTGAAGACGCACTTGTTAATATAAGGAAAAAGTTGTACCCAGATCAGCAACAAATTTACAACCAGATACCACTAACACCAGCATATGCTTATACGCTTTCTAGATCATTAACTCTTCAAGCAGTAATTGATAATAGAATACTAAACTATAATACTGCAGTACCTATATATCTAGGTGGAGATGATATATTAGCATTATCACCAATAAGATTTAATGAAAAATATGTGGTTTTAGACTCGATAATGCAGACAAGAAAGTCTTACTGGAGATATGCAGACGATCCAAATAATAGTTTTGATGGCTTTAAGTCTTATAGTGGGATAGTAATTGATTCGTTAAGAGCCTACGGTAGAAGTTATTCAATTTTTGTTGCTCATTATAAAGACCCACTACCATTGTCTATTTCGGTCTCAAATTATCTACTAGAGCTAAAGGATAAAGTTGAAGGCAAAGACGTAGTCTTTATATCTTCTGGTAGAGGAATTTCAAATTTCGAATACAGTATATTAAAATTCAGCTATAATGGAGAATTTAATGATAATCAAATAAAAATAGTAGGAAAATTTCTGGAATTGATAGAGAATGAAAAAGTCAGTAATAGTTTAATTTATGATGCAATCAATATAGGAGAGTATAAGGGAGATAGAGAAGTCTTTAAGCGCTTAGTTTACAGAGTAATAGATAGGAATACCAATGATGAAAAAGTCGCAAAAGACCTTTATAACGAGCTAAAGGACTTAATAGGTAATAGTGTATGTAAAGGTGAAGTTTGTAAGGATAGAGAGTCTTTCCTTAATATAATATATGCGGTATCTTATCTGAGGTGA
- a CDS encoding TM1812 family CRISPR-associated protein produces MKCLVYIAGDVTSYTTTNYEFEGKEFNTFFSAHALAKLLDPQKIVALLPDSLVVHGNSTAKDLPILIKGYKNMILNRSNQLFKDENMKKDVEDFVNKIDVRVIPNVGSGQAYYVDKEGKLLSEGQKYKRNPYSTERSPVFIFNVIYSIFNELSKSCDEIIVDLTHGTNVLVSVTMAVGSLFNCRFVAAPIMGAPGNKVSVVELTEVVKAMKDSLAITYSIEKVDERYFRDYSETLRKLNPSEFKEMKELIGKIKSDDPNKVISFLKNLRNGFALEGVKSMKELKDYINELENDVNSLSMAYGEWYNHAYFENENRIVLSHFYSTIKVKDLIYSGNDLEVLEKILDLYIKVGYYDKAISLARELPVAFCLNSRGGGIFSDDDKNYKECDEIVREYLEKSSMLQFRNILMHGSLSKDLKAEVKEGRIELGNKIKLSAIENYILKNLEKDYQNTKNEVTKTNT; encoded by the coding sequence ATGAAGTGCTTAGTTTATATAGCGGGGGACGTAACTTCATATACAACTACTAATTATGAATTTGAAGGTAAGGAGTTTAACACATTTTTCTCAGCCCATGCATTAGCTAAACTCTTAGACCCACAAAAAATAGTAGCACTATTGCCAGATAGCCTAGTAGTTCATGGCAATTCTACAGCCAAAGATCTCCCTATTTTAATAAAGGGATATAAGAATATGATATTAAATAGGAGTAACCAGCTGTTCAAAGACGAGAATATGAAAAAAGACGTAGAGGATTTCGTCAACAAAATCGACGTTAGAGTTATACCGAATGTAGGTAGTGGGCAGGCTTATTATGTTGACAAAGAAGGTAAATTATTAAGTGAAGGGCAGAAATATAAGAGAAACCCATATTCTACGGAAAGATCTCCTGTTTTCATATTTAACGTAATTTATTCAATATTTAACGAGCTGAGCAAATCTTGCGATGAGATAATAGTTGACCTAACTCACGGTACTAACGTATTAGTATCAGTTACAATGGCTGTAGGATCCCTTTTCAACTGCAGGTTTGTAGCGGCACCAATAATGGGGGCTCCAGGAAATAAGGTATCAGTGGTTGAGTTAACAGAAGTTGTTAAGGCTATGAAGGACTCCTTAGCTATAACTTATTCCATAGAGAAAGTAGATGAGAGATACTTCAGAGATTACAGCGAAACTCTTAGGAAATTAAACCCCAGTGAATTTAAGGAAATGAAGGAACTAATAGGAAAGATCAAATCTGATGACCCAAATAAGGTAATTAGCTTTCTGAAGAATTTAAGGAACGGTTTTGCTTTAGAAGGCGTAAAAAGTATGAAAGAACTAAAAGATTATATAAACGAGTTAGAAAATGACGTAAATTCGCTTTCTATGGCATATGGCGAATGGTATAACCACGCTTACTTCGAGAACGAGAACAGGATAGTACTCTCTCACTTCTATTCTACTATTAAAGTTAAGGACTTAATTTATAGCGGAAATGACTTGGAAGTCCTCGAAAAAATTTTAGACTTATATATTAAAGTAGGTTATTATGATAAGGCAATATCGTTAGCTAGAGAACTTCCAGTAGCCTTTTGTCTTAACTCCAGAGGAGGCGGTATATTTAGTGATGATGATAAAAATTATAAGGAATGTGATGAGATTGTCCGTGAATACCTTGAGAAGAGTAGTATGCTTCAGTTTAGAAATATATTAATGCACGGGAGTCTCTCTAAGGACTTAAAGGCAGAAGTGAAGGAGGGTAGAATAGAGTTAGGAAATAAGATTAAATTATCAGCAATAGAGAACTACATATTGAAAAACTTGGAAAAAGATTATCAGAACACTAAGAATGAGGTAACAAAAACAAATACTTAA
- the crn1 gene encoding CRISPR-associated ring nuclease Crn1: protein MVKLVSTLGTSPGGVAETLQNLSTGKYIAPFEPKEIKFDEFIVLRTKGTEEAYYALRAILLCCIGFEKIKEVVFPFNDIENPKDFITVRETVREILKPGDFMDFTGGRKAISAAAVLSARDVGAHLVSTIIDQKEYGEMIVKFNKLKDKLESVYSKGDCRSYFCDLMSSTARTIVFF from the coding sequence ATGGTAAAGCTTGTTTCAACACTTGGCACCTCTCCGGGAGGTGTGGCTGAAACTCTCCAAAACCTGTCTACGGGGAAATACATAGCCCCTTTTGAACCTAAAGAGATAAAGTTTGATGAATTTATAGTTCTCAGAACTAAGGGTACGGAAGAGGCTTATTATGCTTTAAGGGCAATTCTCCTTTGCTGTATAGGATTTGAAAAGATTAAGGAAGTAGTATTTCCGTTTAACGATATAGAAAACCCCAAAGATTTCATCACAGTTAGAGAAACAGTGAGAGAAATACTAAAGCCAGGAGATTTCATGGACTTTACCGGGGGAAGGAAGGCAATAAGTGCTGCAGCAGTCCTCTCTGCTAGGGACGTAGGTGCCCATTTGGTTTCGACAATTATAGACCAAAAAGAGTACGGTGAGATGATTGTTAAGTTCAATAAGCTGAAGGACAAACTGGAAAGCGTTTACTCTAAAGGGGATTGTAGGAGTTATTTCTGCGACTTGATGTCATCAACTGCTAGGACAATAGTATTTTTCTAG
- a CDS encoding type III-B CRISPR module-associated Cmr3 family protein, whose translation MYLLIRPLGSVVFKWGGYSSILISGSINTGYFEPLPMPSTIYGLLKYAYTVKRLGIETPKFKGPLFYVKGKDKVALCVHMFPQGLKCNTEGKENDIRIEEEDFERRIGIAIDRKTKITKEGYIYMEKMLDLYKLSRKIIDTEVEKYGILIEVEDENAKKLNGFIVPFGGESRPAKISIEEVSFKKLGKRLLASPAIIDKGDENHIEWNSENVKIKMVTNKLTYRLISLGFEIGKRLQIRLSLMPTVEILYNKDFVGYFIEKGWGSIIEI comes from the coding sequence GTGTACTTACTCATAAGACCATTAGGTTCAGTAGTTTTTAAATGGGGAGGATATAGTTCAATACTTATAAGCGGTTCAATTAATACTGGTTACTTTGAACCTTTACCTATGCCTTCAACAATTTACGGGCTTTTAAAATACGCTTATACAGTCAAAAGGTTAGGCATAGAAACACCTAAATTTAAGGGTCCGTTATTTTATGTGAAAGGCAAGGATAAGGTGGCATTATGTGTTCACATGTTCCCTCAAGGACTAAAGTGTAATACTGAAGGCAAAGAGAATGATATTAGAATAGAAGAGGAAGACTTTGAAAGGAGAATAGGGATAGCCATAGACAGAAAAACCAAAATAACTAAAGAAGGCTACATTTATATGGAAAAAATGCTCGATTTATACAAATTATCAAGAAAAATAATCGATACCGAAGTAGAAAAATATGGTATTCTAATAGAAGTTGAAGACGAAAACGCTAAAAAACTAAACGGCTTTATAGTACCTTTTGGAGGAGAATCTAGACCCGCAAAAATAAGTATCGAGGAAGTAAGTTTTAAAAAACTAGGAAAAAGGTTACTAGCCTCACCTGCAATAATCGATAAAGGAGATGAAAATCATATTGAATGGAATTCAGAAAACGTGAAAATAAAGATGGTAACAAACAAGTTAACTTATAGACTAATATCATTAGGTTTTGAGATAGGCAAAAGGCTTCAAATAAGATTATCACTAATGCCAACCGTAGAGATACTATATAATAAAGACTTTGTTGGTTACTTCATTGAAAAAGGTTGGGGTTCAATAATAGAAATTTAA
- the cas4 gene encoding CRISPR-associated protein Cas4 — MITGITVKHYAYCPHIVRLEALGFSERISEAMLEGQQIDKEKEVSFLFTKYKEIIRKPVYRWKDLVGSPDFVLHAYNYYTPLDVKAGRVPRLDHKYQILFYSYIMDRLGITVKEAMLYYVYGKKLIRLQYGEAEKKFVEKLIGWIREAMNGEIKVVQKREKCENCGFFSYCKPRKVGKLYYTL, encoded by the coding sequence ATGATTACCGGGATAACAGTGAAGCACTACGCATATTGTCCCCATATAGTGAGGTTAGAGGCATTAGGCTTTTCCGAAAGAATAAGTGAGGCGATGTTAGAGGGCCAACAAATAGATAAGGAGAAAGAGGTGAGTTTTCTCTTTACAAAGTATAAGGAGATAATAAGAAAGCCCGTTTATAGGTGGAAAGATCTAGTAGGTTCTCCGGATTTTGTCCTTCATGCTTATAACTATTATACTCCTTTAGATGTTAAAGCCGGGAGAGTACCGCGGTTAGACCACAAATATCAGATCCTTTTCTATTCCTATATAATGGACAGGCTGGGAATCACTGTTAAAGAAGCAATGCTCTATTACGTTTACGGGAAAAAGCTTATAAGGCTTCAATACGGCGAGGCGGAGAAAAAGTTCGTTGAAAAGCTAATAGGCTGGATAAGGGAAGCCATGAACGGCGAAATAAAAGTAGTTCAGAAAAGGGAGAAGTGTGAGAACTGCGGTTTTTTCTCGTACTGTAAGCCGAGAAAAGTGGGGAAACTTTACTATACCCTTTAG
- the cmr4 gene encoding type III-B CRISPR module RAMP protein Cmr4 — protein MSKTYLVLAYAITPVHVGMGRAPGVVDLPFQRDSIGYPIVYGSSFKGVLKSTLMGKNDKLAKCIFGAEPDEDEKYMGRFIITDLIPVFYPIASLDGYIYVSTDYLLRKTLDILSIFKDTSAMKIENIYTITNHGEEIGILLGKLKSSYTLTLSDSVKKLGSLIKDKVYVFSDDVGLQVVESALVRVTRNVLDDNTKKSQNLWTEEYLPQGTVFIGAIIDAERTNELCVGIKDIDKEFREKLDNAAIFLGGKETIGKGLVKIKVI, from the coding sequence GTGTCAAAGACTTATTTAGTCTTAGCCTATGCAATAACTCCTGTTCACGTAGGAATGGGGAGAGCTCCTGGTGTAGTAGATCTGCCGTTCCAAAGGGATTCAATAGGTTATCCTATAGTTTACGGCTCTAGCTTTAAGGGGGTTCTAAAATCAACATTAATGGGAAAAAATGATAAGCTTGCAAAATGTATATTCGGTGCTGAACCCGACGAAGATGAAAAATATATGGGTAGGTTTATAATTACTGATCTTATACCCGTTTTTTACCCTATAGCTAGCCTTGATGGATATATTTACGTTTCTACAGATTATCTACTAAGAAAGACATTGGATATCTTAAGTATATTTAAGGATACTTCTGCTATGAAAATTGAAAATATATATACTATCACTAATCACGGAGAAGAGATAGGTATATTACTAGGTAAATTAAAATCATCTTATACCCTCACTCTTAGTGATAGTGTTAAAAAGTTAGGCAGCCTAATTAAAGATAAAGTTTATGTTTTTAGTGACGATGTAGGATTGCAAGTGGTTGAGTCAGCCCTTGTGAGAGTGACAAGGAATGTGCTAGACGATAATACTAAGAAATCTCAAAACTTGTGGACTGAGGAGTACTTACCTCAAGGAACAGTTTTCATAGGAGCTATAATAGATGCCGAAAGGACTAATGAGTTGTGCGTAGGTATAAAAGATATTGATAAAGAGTTTAGGGAAAAATTAGATAATGCTGCAATATTTCTGGGGGGTAAAGAAACTATAGGAAAAGGACTTGTGAAAATAAAGGTGATTTAA
- the cas4a gene encoding type I-A CRISPR-associated protein Cas4/Csa1 — translation MFFTLSEIQLLSRKMKGFPRAISEELRGWHWNEPPLYPSSNTLLSVSDLTNGLCDSGRYVYLKHKGIMPKAEAKIGNTVHTTYTTAIETIKRLIYEHEDLDSVKLRTLMTDEFYNLKVEVIEVAKILWDHIVSIYSAELEKARSKPFLRKDSLASLVIPFYVEYPVDGSLIGLQSALRVDAFIPSLPLIAEMKTGSYKRDHELALAGYALAFESQYEIPVDFGYLCYVNVIEGKVHNNCRLIVITDTLRQEFVEVRDRALRAIDDDVDPGLAKKCSADCPFLPYCKGG, via the coding sequence GTGTTCTTTACTCTTTCAGAGATTCAGTTACTTTCAAGGAAGATGAAGGGATTTCCTAGGGCTATTTCTGAAGAACTTAGGGGATGGCACTGGAATGAACCTCCATTGTACCCCTCTTCAAACACACTGCTTAGCGTTTCCGATTTAACTAACGGTCTTTGTGATTCTGGTAGATATGTGTATTTGAAACATAAGGGTATTATGCCTAAGGCTGAGGCTAAAATAGGGAATACGGTTCATACAACTTATACTACTGCTATAGAGACTATTAAGAGGCTTATTTATGAGCATGAGGATTTAGATAGCGTTAAGCTTAGGACTTTGATGACAGATGAGTTTTACAATCTTAAGGTCGAAGTTATCGAAGTAGCTAAGATTTTATGGGATCATATTGTCTCTATTTATTCTGCCGAACTTGAGAAGGCTAGGAGTAAGCCATTCCTCAGAAAGGATTCTTTAGCCTCTTTAGTAATTCCCTTTTATGTTGAATATCCCGTTGACGGTTCTTTAATAGGTCTTCAGAGTGCTTTGAGGGTTGACGCATTTATTCCCAGTCTTCCTCTAATTGCTGAGATGAAGACGGGGAGTTATAAGAGGGATCATGAGTTGGCTTTAGCGGGTTATGCTTTAGCTTTTGAGAGCCAGTATGAAATACCCGTTGACTTTGGTTATCTTTGTTATGTTAATGTTATTGAAGGTAAAGTCCACAATAATTGTAGGCTTATTGTTATTACTGATACTTTAAGGCAGGAGTTTGTTGAGGTTAGGGATAGGGCTCTCAGAGCAATTGACGATGATGTTGATCCTGGGTTAGCTAAGAAGTGTAGTGCTGATTGTCCTTTTTTGCCTTACTGTAAGGGAGGATAG